From Juglans regia cultivar Chandler chromosome 6, Walnut 2.0, whole genome shotgun sequence, the proteins below share one genomic window:
- the LOC118348622 gene encoding uncharacterized protein LOC118348622, with protein MCDQYHPGKANLVAGALSRKSQQVDEAESSDLDSLLCGMRRILIEIDFEELKTLQRRDPKLLAIRKKVRKSKGPLHYSLDKDGILRFRDRRVISQDSEFNERILAEAHAAPYSVHLGSTKMYQDLKRNFW; from the exons ATGTGTGATCAatatcatccaggaaaggcgaaTCTAGTCGCAGGTGCTTTGAGTAGGAAGTCTCAACAGGTGGACGAAGCAGAATCATCAgatttggactctctcctttgtggGATGAGAAGAATTCTTATTGAGA ttgattttgaagaattgaagactctccAAAGAAGGGATCCAAAGTTGTTGGCCATCAGGAAGAAAGTCAGGAAGTCTAAAGGACCCTTGCACTATAGtttggataaggatggtattctcCGTTTTCGAGATCGTAGGGTGATTTCCCAAGATTCAGAATTTAATGAGCGAATTTTGGCAGAAGCTCATGCAgctccttattcagttcatcTAGGAAGCACAAAAATGTACCAAGATTTAAAGAGGAATTTCTGGTGA